A region of Streptomyces sp. NBC_01750 DNA encodes the following proteins:
- a CDS encoding MFS transporter, with translation MPTAKNEHNEQAVRHRWVALTVVTLAAFLDNLDANAVTVVLPDIQKDLGATFGTAQWTLAGYTLAYALFLITGGRLGDIYGRKRLFLTGVVGFTLASVVAATATNAEMLVAGRFGQGFTAALMVPQAVSVIITMFRQDEWPGAFAVMGIALSVGSVGGPLLGGLLAEADIMGLGWRALFFLNVPLGVLAVAIAARYMPETRSDTPLRLDITGVLLLTVASLGLMYPLVQGHELGWPAWSMAVIALSLVLFGVFVAQQRRRQERDGSALIPPSLFAYRSAKIGLPLVVLCYGGVASFFLVLSYHEQVGLGWSVLKTALVMAAWPIGIIATFQIAWRFSGGRGRDFVRGGALLLALGGAGVVWTVNSGGADLNWVPLVFSELVMGFGLGLTAPVLTAVVLGDVPPENAGVGSGVLNAAIQFGSAAGVAGVGAVYFSRLGSGSDIGDFSSVTSTTLGVNIALFVLTAVLATFLTGRKDAAEAAAESDAGGTQPEHAAELAV, from the coding sequence GTGCCTACGGCAAAGAACGAACACAACGAGCAGGCGGTACGTCACCGCTGGGTGGCACTTACCGTGGTGACACTCGCGGCCTTCCTCGACAACCTGGACGCCAATGCCGTCACCGTCGTACTCCCCGACATCCAGAAGGACCTGGGGGCGACCTTCGGCACTGCGCAGTGGACGCTGGCCGGTTACACCCTGGCCTATGCCCTGTTCCTGATCACCGGCGGACGGCTGGGAGACATCTACGGGCGCAAGCGTCTGTTCCTGACCGGAGTTGTGGGCTTCACTCTTGCCTCGGTCGTCGCCGCCACGGCGACGAACGCCGAGATGCTCGTGGCAGGGCGGTTCGGTCAGGGCTTCACAGCGGCGCTGATGGTGCCGCAGGCGGTGTCGGTCATCATCACGATGTTCCGCCAGGACGAATGGCCGGGCGCATTCGCCGTCATGGGTATCGCGCTGAGTGTGGGAAGTGTCGGCGGTCCGCTGCTCGGCGGTCTGCTGGCCGAGGCGGACATCATGGGGCTCGGCTGGCGCGCCCTGTTCTTCCTGAACGTGCCGCTCGGAGTGCTCGCGGTGGCCATCGCCGCCCGGTACATGCCCGAGACCCGTTCCGACACACCACTGCGGCTCGACATCACGGGTGTGCTGCTGCTGACCGTGGCCTCGCTCGGCCTGATGTATCCGCTGGTACAGGGACACGAACTGGGCTGGCCCGCCTGGTCGATGGCCGTGATCGCACTGTCCCTGGTGCTGTTCGGCGTGTTCGTGGCGCAGCAGCGTCGCCGCCAGGAGCGCGACGGTTCCGCGCTGATTCCGCCGTCGCTGTTCGCCTACCGCTCCGCCAAGATCGGGCTGCCGCTGGTGGTGCTCTGCTACGGCGGTGTCGCGTCCTTCTTCCTCGTCCTGAGCTACCACGAGCAGGTCGGCCTGGGCTGGTCCGTACTCAAGACCGCGCTGGTGATGGCGGCGTGGCCGATCGGCATCATCGCGACCTTCCAGATCGCCTGGCGGTTCTCGGGCGGCCGCGGTCGTGACTTCGTACGGGGTGGGGCACTGCTCCTGGCTCTCGGCGGGGCCGGCGTGGTGTGGACCGTCAACTCCGGCGGTGCGGACCTGAACTGGGTTCCGCTGGTCTTCTCCGAGCTCGTCATGGGCTTCGGCCTGGGGCTGACCGCTCCGGTCCTCACGGCCGTCGTGCTCGGTGATGTGCCGCCGGAGAACGCGGGCGTCGGCTCGGGAGTGCTCAATGCGGCCATCCAGTTCGGCTCGGCCGCGGGTGTCGCGGGCGTCGGAGCCGTCTACTTCAGCCGCCTCGGCAGCGGGAGCGACATCGGCGACTTCTCCTCGGTGACCTCGACGACGCTGGGCGTCAACATCGCCCTGTTCGTGCTGACGGCGGTGCTCGCCACCTTCCTCACCGGCCGCAAGGACGCGGCGGAGGCGGCCGCGGAGTCGGACGCCGGAGGGACCCAGCCCGAGCACGCCGCCGAACTGGCCGTGTAA
- a CDS encoding DUF5302 domain-containing protein, with protein MTDTPQWDSVPQDDAKDKFKKALEQKGNASRAKKAHQDGRMQVKNMSGPAGQKRFYRRKTG; from the coding sequence ATGACCGACACGCCCCAGTGGGATTCCGTGCCGCAGGACGACGCCAAGGACAAGTTCAAGAAAGCCCTTGAGCAGAAGGGCAATGCGTCCCGGGCGAAGAAGGCGCACCAGGACGGCCGGATGCAGGTCAAGAACATGAGTGGACCCGCAGGCCAGAAGAGGTTCTACCGCCGAAAGACCGGGTGA
- a CDS encoding acyl-CoA dehydrogenase family protein: MRELTAAAMTAAETTETTETTENPAGARSRWEADALARAARLERRLGDPYDPANPHGLRALFAADERRTPPAETEQLLLGTGLGAEFVPAEYGGRLLRADLLARALRPVFRRDVALGFGVGITSLFATSAVWAAGTEEQRRSTADLLLDGGRATILHHELAHANAILRHEFTARTAPGGGYLLHGRKDVIINASRADIYVAYARTDPARGPRSHSVLLLDPTQLPSGRVRGLPRIATPGMRGALFSGLEFDHCAVPGGALVGRTGEGVSLALRTFQINRSLICGVVTAAADTVLHSAVRAVTTGRSAPVARRWHKPLTGVFADLLACDSMATVALRALSLLPDRAHMLAAAVKYVVPDLLREDLEELAAVLGSRGFELDSPEFGALDKLARDLPVAGLGHAGTASCQAVIVPQLRTLAERAWFAEEEPPPELFRKGAELPCLDYRLLGIADGGDFMAASLTGSAARLAASRGVGGRLTALADLAEGFVTELRALREQCRQLPDFGTSGPPGPAVCVLSDRYCLVVAAAAVLGIWEGQDGTDPFLADPAWAVLALSRLGARLGILVPELSDDCLGQVLEELIRRYRTGSSCDLDATELAR; the protein is encoded by the coding sequence ATGAGGGAGTTGACCGCCGCCGCCATGACCGCCGCCGAGACCACCGAGACCACCGAGACCACCGAGAACCCGGCCGGCGCGCGCAGCCGGTGGGAGGCCGACGCCCTCGCGCGCGCCGCCCGCCTCGAACGCCGGCTCGGCGATCCCTACGATCCGGCCAACCCGCACGGTCTGCGCGCCCTGTTCGCCGCGGACGAACGGCGCACACCGCCCGCGGAGACCGAGCAACTGCTCCTGGGAACAGGCCTCGGCGCCGAGTTCGTGCCCGCGGAGTACGGCGGACGACTGCTGCGCGCCGATCTGCTCGCCCGCGCCCTGCGCCCTGTCTTCCGGCGCGACGTCGCGCTCGGCTTCGGCGTCGGCATCACCTCGCTGTTCGCCACCTCCGCGGTCTGGGCGGCGGGCACGGAGGAACAGCGCCGGAGCACCGCCGACCTGCTGCTCGACGGTGGCCGGGCCACGATCCTGCACCACGAACTCGCCCACGCCAACGCGATCCTGCGGCATGAGTTCACCGCACGCACCGCACCGGGCGGCGGCTATCTGCTCCACGGCCGCAAGGACGTGATCATCAACGCCTCGCGTGCCGACATCTACGTCGCCTACGCGCGGACCGACCCGGCGCGCGGACCGCGCAGCCACTCGGTGCTGCTCCTCGACCCCACGCAGCTGCCCTCAGGCCGGGTGCGCGGGCTGCCCCGTATCGCCACACCCGGCATGCGCGGCGCCCTGTTCTCCGGGCTGGAGTTCGACCACTGCGCCGTCCCCGGCGGCGCACTGGTCGGCCGCACGGGCGAGGGCGTCTCCCTGGCCCTGCGCACCTTCCAGATCAACCGCAGCCTGATCTGCGGCGTCGTCACCGCGGCCGCCGACACCGTGCTGCACTCCGCGGTGCGCGCCGTCACCACCGGCCGCAGCGCGCCCGTGGCCCGCCGCTGGCACAAGCCGCTGACGGGCGTCTTCGCCGATCTGCTGGCCTGCGACAGCATGGCGACCGTCGCGCTGCGCGCGCTCAGTCTGCTGCCCGACCGTGCCCATATGCTCGCCGCCGCCGTCAAATATGTGGTGCCCGACCTGCTGCGGGAGGACCTGGAGGAGCTCGCCGCTGTGCTCGGCTCGCGCGGATTCGAGCTCGACAGCCCCGAGTTCGGCGCCCTCGACAAGCTGGCACGCGATCTGCCGGTGGCCGGACTCGGCCATGCCGGAACCGCCTCCTGCCAGGCCGTCATCGTCCCGCAGCTGCGCACCCTGGCCGAGCGGGCCTGGTTCGCCGAGGAGGAGCCGCCCCCCGAGCTGTTCCGCAAGGGCGCCGAACTGCCCTGCCTGGACTACCGGTTGCTGGGCATCGCCGATGGTGGCGACTTCATGGCCGCCTCCCTGACCGGTTCCGCCGCCAGACTCGCCGCGTCCCGTGGCGTCGGCGGCCGGCTGACCGCACTCGCCGACCTGGCCGAAGGCTTCGTCACCGAACTGCGCGCCCTGCGCGAACAGTGCCGACAGCTGCCGGACTTCGGCACCAGCGGCCCGCCGGGCCCCGCGGTGTGCGTACTCAGTGACCGCTACTGCCTGGTGGTCGCCGCAGCGGCGGTCCTCGGCATCTGGGAGGGCCAGGACGGCACCGACCCCTTCCTCGCCGACCCCGCCTGGGCGGTCCTCGCGCTGTCCCGGCTCGGCGCGCGGCTCGGGATTCTCGTACCCGAACTCAGCGACGACTGCCTGGGACAGGTGCTCGAGGAGCTGATCCGCCGCTACCGGACCGGCAGCAGCTGCGACCTGGACGCCACGGAACTCGCCCGGTGA
- a CDS encoding 4'-phosphopantetheinyl transferase family protein: MTDTQRITAPIHVGGPDGPWHEVYEGMEQRGNAVVYTTWGEWLPFAVVDPALRPLLGRDWQRYRRTADPTVRYRFVASRLALKFTAAAALGTTPAELDLAYKLGGRPYLRGLDQIDVSLTHTDDLIAVGISRNGRIGVDAEPSSRLMSFELLNSHVCTPAERLELEGLPDGRRAAGMLRLWTLKEAYTKAIGQGLRLGFTEFGFGPGSGGLLAPDGTAAARGEWAFSTHEVLGRYLVSVACHDAGLDTSRDTATRTMLDEGFMGAVTELLAPGCA; this comes from the coding sequence ATGACGGACACGCAGCGCATCACGGCGCCGATCCACGTCGGCGGCCCGGACGGGCCGTGGCACGAGGTGTACGAGGGAATGGAGCAGCGCGGCAACGCGGTGGTGTACACGACATGGGGCGAATGGCTCCCCTTCGCCGTCGTGGACCCCGCGCTGCGCCCGCTCCTCGGCCGCGACTGGCAACGCTACCGCCGCACTGCCGACCCCACGGTCCGCTACCGCTTCGTCGCTTCACGGCTGGCCCTCAAATTCACCGCGGCAGCCGCACTGGGCACCACCCCCGCCGAGCTGGACCTCGCGTACAAGCTCGGCGGCCGGCCGTATCTGCGCGGCCTCGACCAGATCGACGTGAGTCTCACCCATACCGACGACCTGATCGCCGTGGGTATCAGCCGCAACGGCAGGATCGGCGTCGATGCCGAACCGTCGAGTCGGCTGATGTCCTTCGAGCTGCTCAACAGCCATGTGTGCACGCCGGCGGAACGCCTGGAGCTCGAAGGTCTGCCCGACGGCCGGCGGGCGGCCGGGATGCTGCGTCTGTGGACCCTCAAGGAGGCCTACACCAAGGCGATCGGCCAGGGACTACGCCTGGGCTTCACCGAGTTCGGCTTCGGTCCCGGCAGCGGCGGACTGCTCGCCCCCGACGGCACCGCGGCGGCGCGTGGCGAGTGGGCGTTCTCCACCCATGAGGTGCTGGGTCGCTATCTGGTGAGCGTGGCCTGCCACGACGCGGGCCTCGACACCTCACGCGACACCGCGACGCGGACCATGCTCGACGAGGGATTCATGGGGGCGGTCACGGAGCTGCTCGCCCCCGGCTGCGCCTGA
- a CDS encoding condensation domain-containing protein, whose translation MTANCSSDVAMTVVVDPGQPPYDTPPVLELRGPVDPARIEAAFDRAAAHQGEGMAWQHQLLRHGPDHHTLHLSTEAEGVPAGFPAGLLADLLTLALVTTSPLAPAQYAALRAARTGTRPRYTSAVLEARGPLDPVALRHALYAVVAAHPLLSARLDSRSGGRMTCHPTPRAAHELLWEEEFTDEAGVRRAVAAAGRSLDPSAGRTVQAVLARDRRPAGPYADRLVLVVHELVVDDISWRILLEDLEAALDAIDAGAPPGLPPEAVPFEEWIASLRRGAADPGEAVRWRETADARASAQAFVASLPVPDTAPLHHPGFTLDAAATARLTGPLPRRYGLNVQQVLTGAVGLALARWRGHQDVAFDLRTDGRQGSHDLARTVGPFASAHPVLLDADRTRPADGYLTQAAPALAETGGTAFVACSEYTPDPVLRLVLRELVPTLVSFTPHGPDELPPATSRFRATAEHRPARHTTARSTVDIHSRVMDGMLRISVDWVPCAVDGVTEDSVQALTVLLRDVLEELAGSEHHSPSVRSLAPSPLQRELFTDAAAHPGTGRHVEQLAWTWYGPLDTSCFTAAWQSVFDRDTALRVAFEDGPELRLVLHDQVSPEVVRLPHGAAEWRELVARDRLRGFDLRRPGPLRATLLDGDLDQAAAGSFTRVLLTYHHALLDGWSVRLLLQQFYRAYLAGGTLPGGDRRPDIRDYTDWLRAQDTAAAKEFWTRAAPRAGAATSPVPAASALPAGPAGRLTSWAGASAVRAGTGRIRLRLTPDEAARLSAWAGGWGVTESSALQAVWALLLYRATGAAGPVPIRFSVAVSGRGIALEGVDRMPGTLRNPLPMSAEVDPESTVPRLLAALRDQALDKAAYEWVSAGQIRAWTGRPDGADSLGAAEVHPDDTLLVFESRQQQDGLAQELAARGIRVGFPETTGTSTAHPLTLVAHHDSAGGLVLTATHDLARCADATGVLNDGARLLRELPHIADEFRTIADVLRTLTPLRAPDDTTEPAFITLRAAERPGASTVCLVPAPGTPRSCYDQLARLYEGPGALLLLSPAPEGAKAHLAALRPLLDAGERLVLGGFSGGGVIAYGIAQLIAADGGRPPLTVLSTATTGPGTAAADGEESVRALARMLEEAAERA comes from the coding sequence ATGACCGCAAACTGCTCCTCAGACGTGGCGATGACCGTGGTCGTCGACCCCGGGCAGCCTCCCTACGACACCCCGCCCGTGCTGGAACTGCGCGGCCCCGTGGACCCCGCCCGCATCGAGGCGGCCTTCGACCGGGCCGCGGCGCATCAGGGCGAGGGAATGGCCTGGCAGCACCAGCTGCTGCGGCATGGCCCCGACCACCACACGCTGCACCTCAGCACCGAGGCCGAAGGCGTACCCGCCGGCTTCCCGGCCGGCCTGCTGGCCGACCTGCTCACTCTCGCGCTCGTCACCACGTCACCGCTCGCCCCCGCCCAGTACGCGGCGCTGCGGGCCGCCCGTACCGGGACACGCCCCCGTTACACGTCCGCCGTACTGGAGGCACGAGGCCCCCTCGATCCCGTAGCGCTGAGGCACGCCCTGTACGCCGTCGTCGCCGCCCACCCCCTGTTGTCGGCACGCCTGGACAGCCGCTCCGGTGGCCGGATGACCTGCCACCCGACACCCCGGGCCGCCCACGAGCTGCTGTGGGAGGAGGAGTTCACCGACGAGGCCGGGGTGCGGCGGGCAGTCGCCGCCGCGGGCCGCAGCCTGGACCCGTCGGCCGGCCGCACCGTACAGGCGGTGCTGGCCCGGGACCGCCGCCCGGCAGGACCGTACGCCGACCGGCTCGTGCTCGTCGTCCACGAGCTCGTCGTCGACGACATCTCCTGGCGGATCCTGCTGGAGGACCTGGAGGCCGCACTCGACGCGATCGACGCGGGCGCCCCGCCCGGACTGCCGCCCGAGGCCGTGCCCTTCGAGGAGTGGATCGCCAGTCTCCGACGCGGCGCCGCCGATCCCGGCGAGGCGGTCCGCTGGCGCGAGACGGCCGACGCGCGTGCCTCGGCCCAGGCCTTCGTCGCCTCGCTGCCCGTACCGGACACGGCACCCCTGCACCACCCGGGATTCACCCTCGACGCCGCGGCGACCGCACGGCTGACCGGTCCGCTGCCCAGGCGGTACGGCCTGAACGTTCAGCAAGTGCTCACCGGAGCCGTCGGGCTGGCGCTGGCCCGCTGGCGGGGACACCAGGACGTCGCCTTCGACCTGCGGACGGACGGGAGGCAGGGCAGCCACGACCTGGCCCGCACCGTCGGCCCCTTCGCATCGGCCCACCCCGTCCTCCTCGACGCCGACCGCACCCGGCCCGCCGACGGCTATCTGACGCAGGCCGCCCCCGCGCTCGCCGAAACGGGCGGCACCGCGTTCGTGGCCTGCAGCGAATACACGCCGGATCCGGTGCTGCGGCTCGTACTGCGCGAGCTCGTGCCCACCCTGGTGTCCTTCACCCCGCACGGCCCTGACGAACTGCCGCCCGCCACCAGCCGGTTCCGCGCAACAGCGGAACACCGCCCGGCCCGGCACACCACTGCGCGGTCCACCGTGGACATCCACTCCCGCGTCATGGACGGCATGCTGCGGATCTCCGTGGACTGGGTGCCGTGCGCCGTCGACGGCGTCACCGAGGACTCGGTGCAGGCCCTCACCGTCCTCCTGCGCGACGTCCTGGAAGAGCTCGCCGGGAGCGAGCACCACAGCCCGTCCGTACGGAGCCTGGCCCCGTCCCCGCTCCAGCGGGAGCTGTTCACCGACGCCGCAGCCCACCCCGGCACCGGCCGCCATGTCGAACAGCTCGCGTGGACCTGGTACGGGCCGCTGGACACCAGCTGCTTCACCGCGGCCTGGCAGTCCGTCTTCGACCGCGATACCGCACTGCGCGTCGCCTTCGAGGACGGCCCCGAGCTCCGGCTCGTACTCCACGACCAGGTGTCGCCCGAGGTGGTACGGCTGCCCCACGGCGCCGCCGAATGGCGTGAGCTCGTCGCGCGCGACCGGCTGCGCGGCTTCGACCTGCGCCGGCCCGGGCCCCTGCGGGCCACGCTGCTGGACGGCGACCTGGACCAGGCCGCCGCGGGGTCGTTCACCCGGGTCCTGTTGACCTATCACCACGCCCTGCTCGACGGCTGGAGCGTCCGGCTCCTGCTGCAGCAGTTCTACCGCGCCTATCTGGCCGGAGGCACGCTCCCCGGCGGTGACCGGCGCCCCGACATCCGCGACTACACGGACTGGCTCCGTGCTCAGGACACGGCGGCTGCCAAGGAGTTCTGGACCCGGGCCGCACCGCGGGCCGGTGCGGCGACCTCCCCGGTGCCCGCGGCGTCCGCGCTGCCCGCGGGCCCGGCAGGCCGGCTCACGTCATGGGCCGGTGCGTCCGCGGTCCGCGCCGGAACAGGCCGCATCCGGCTGCGGCTCACACCGGACGAGGCCGCCAGGCTCAGCGCCTGGGCGGGCGGCTGGGGCGTTACGGAGAGCAGCGCGCTGCAGGCCGTCTGGGCCCTGCTGCTGTACCGGGCCACCGGTGCCGCCGGACCCGTGCCGATCCGCTTCAGCGTGGCAGTGTCCGGACGTGGCATCGCGCTCGAAGGCGTGGACCGAATGCCGGGAACGCTGCGCAACCCGCTGCCGATGTCCGCCGAGGTCGACCCGGAGTCGACCGTGCCCAGGCTGCTCGCCGCCCTGCGCGACCAGGCGCTGGACAAGGCCGCGTACGAGTGGGTCTCGGCAGGCCAGATCCGTGCCTGGACCGGCCGTCCCGACGGAGCCGACAGCCTGGGCGCCGCGGAGGTGCACCCCGACGACACCCTGCTCGTCTTCGAGAGCCGCCAGCAGCAGGACGGACTCGCACAAGAACTCGCCGCCCGCGGCATCCGGGTGGGATTCCCGGAGACCACCGGCACCAGCACCGCGCACCCCCTCACCCTGGTCGCCCACCACGACAGCGCCGGAGGCCTGGTGCTGACAGCCACCCACGACCTGGCCCGCTGCGCCGACGCCACCGGCGTCCTCAACGACGGCGCCCGGCTGCTGCGCGAACTCCCGCACATCGCCGACGAGTTCCGGACCATCGCCGACGTACTGCGGACCCTGACCCCCCTTCGCGCGCCGGACGACACCACAGAGCCCGCGTTCATCACCCTGCGGGCGGCCGAACGGCCCGGCGCGAGCACCGTCTGCCTCGTCCCGGCGCCCGGCACGCCCCGCTCCTGCTACGACCAGCTCGCCCGCCTGTACGAAGGACCCGGGGCACTGCTGCTCCTGAGCCCGGCCCCCGAAGGGGCGAAAGCCCACCTCGCCGCGCTCCGGCCGCTGCTCGACGCGGGCGAACGCCTTGTGCTCGGCGGCTTCTCGGGCGGCGGAGTCATCGCGTACGGGATCGCACAGCTCATCGCGGCGGACGGCGGGCGGCCTCCGCTCACCGTCCTCAGCACTGCGACCACCGGACCGGGGACCGCGGCCGCCGACGGCGAGGAAAGCGTCCGCGCCCTCGCCCGGATGCTCGAAGAGGCCGCGGAACGAGCCTGA
- the metK gene encoding methionine adenosyltransferase has translation MSRRLFTSESVTEGHPDKIADQISDTVLDALLRQDPASRVAVETLITTGQVHIAGEVTTAAYADIATLVRQKVLEIGYDSSAKGFDGASCGVSVSIGAQSPDIAQGVDSAYEQRVEGDEDELDRQGAGDQGLMFGYATDETPSLMPLPIHLAHRLARRLTEVRKDGTVPYLRPDGKTQVTVEYVGSRPVRLDTVVVSSQHASDIDLDSLLTPDIREFVVEHVLADLADDGIKLDTDGYRLLVNPTGRFEIGGPMGDAGLTGRKIIIDTYGGMARHGGGAFSGKDPSKVDRSAAYAMRWVAKNVVAAGLAARCEVQVAYAIGKAEPVGLFVETFGTGAVAQGQIEKAITEVFDLRPAAIIRDLDLLRPIYAQTAAYGHFGRELPDFTWERTDRASQLKAAAGL, from the coding sequence ATGTCCCGTCGCCTGTTCACCTCGGAGTCCGTTACCGAGGGCCACCCCGACAAGATCGCCGACCAGATCAGCGACACAGTCCTCGACGCGCTGCTGCGCCAGGACCCGGCCTCCAGGGTGGCGGTCGAGACGCTGATCACCACCGGCCAGGTGCACATCGCGGGCGAGGTGACGACCGCGGCGTACGCCGACATCGCCACCCTCGTCCGCCAGAAGGTGCTCGAGATCGGATACGACTCCTCGGCCAAGGGCTTCGACGGCGCCTCCTGCGGTGTCTCGGTGTCCATCGGCGCGCAGTCCCCGGACATCGCCCAGGGCGTCGACTCGGCCTACGAGCAGCGGGTGGAGGGCGACGAGGACGAGCTGGACCGGCAGGGCGCCGGCGACCAGGGCCTGATGTTCGGCTACGCCACCGACGAGACACCGTCCCTGATGCCGCTGCCGATCCACCTGGCACACCGGCTGGCGCGCAGGCTGACCGAGGTTCGCAAGGACGGCACCGTCCCCTACCTGCGCCCCGACGGCAAGACCCAGGTCACCGTCGAGTACGTCGGCAGCCGCCCGGTCCGGCTGGACACCGTCGTCGTCTCGTCCCAGCACGCCTCGGACATCGATCTGGACTCGCTCCTCACTCCCGACATCCGCGAGTTCGTGGTCGAGCACGTGCTGGCGGACCTCGCCGACGACGGCATCAAGCTCGACACCGACGGCTACCGGCTGCTGGTCAACCCGACAGGGCGCTTCGAGATCGGCGGTCCGATGGGCGACGCAGGCCTCACCGGCCGCAAGATCATCATCGATACGTACGGCGGCATGGCACGCCACGGCGGCGGCGCCTTCTCGGGCAAGGACCCCTCGAAGGTGGACCGTTCGGCCGCCTACGCGATGCGCTGGGTCGCGAAGAACGTCGTGGCGGCCGGCCTCGCCGCGCGCTGCGAGGTCCAGGTCGCCTACGCCATCGGCAAGGCCGAGCCGGTCGGTCTGTTCGTCGAGACCTTCGGCACGGGAGCCGTCGCCCAGGGCCAGATCGAGAAGGCCATCACCGAGGTCTTCGACCTCCGGCCGGCCGCGATCATCCGCGACCTGGACCTGCTTCGTCCGATCTACGCGCAGACGGCTGCCTACGGTCACTTCGGCCGCGAACTCCCGGACTTCACCTGGGAGCGGACCGATCGCGCCTCGCAACTCAAGGCCGCCGCCGGTCTCTGA
- a CDS encoding carbohydrate kinase family protein — MRIAVTGSIATDHLMVFPGRFADQLIPDQLAHVSLSFLVDELEVRRGGVAANIAFGLGSLGLTPLLVGAVGSDFAEYEVWLNEHGVDTGAVRVSATRQTARFMCITDQDSNQIASFYAGAMAEAADIGIGNLSTSQTRPDLVLVSPNDPAAMLRHTTECRELGIPFAADPSQQLARLEQGEVRDLVDGAEWLFTNEYEAALLLERTGWTREKVLALVGTWVTTLGEAGVRIDRAGQPPLTVPGVADTPVVDPTGIGDAFRAGFLAAHSRQLPLVPAARLGCTVASLALATVGSQSYRADPAQLLATVEKAYGTDAAKPLVPWLGGRS; from the coding sequence GTGCGTATCGCGGTGACAGGCTCCATTGCCACGGACCATCTGATGGTCTTTCCCGGCCGGTTCGCGGATCAGCTGATCCCCGACCAACTCGCCCATGTCTCCCTGTCCTTCCTCGTCGACGAGCTCGAAGTGCGCCGTGGTGGGGTCGCCGCCAACATCGCTTTCGGGCTCGGCAGCCTCGGTCTCACGCCACTGCTGGTGGGGGCCGTGGGAAGCGACTTCGCCGAATACGAGGTCTGGCTGAACGAGCACGGCGTCGACACTGGCGCCGTCCGTGTCTCCGCCACCCGGCAGACGGCCCGCTTCATGTGCATCACCGACCAGGACTCCAACCAGATCGCGTCGTTCTACGCGGGCGCGATGGCGGAGGCTGCCGACATCGGCATCGGTAACCTGTCCACTTCCCAGACCCGCCCCGACCTCGTGCTCGTCTCACCGAACGATCCGGCAGCGATGCTGCGGCACACCACAGAGTGCCGGGAGCTCGGCATCCCCTTCGCCGCCGACCCTTCGCAGCAGCTCGCGCGGCTGGAGCAGGGCGAGGTGCGGGACCTCGTGGACGGCGCGGAGTGGCTGTTCACCAACGAGTACGAGGCCGCGCTGCTGCTCGAACGCACCGGCTGGACACGCGAGAAGGTCCTCGCACTGGTGGGCACCTGGGTCACCACCCTGGGCGAGGCCGGAGTGAGGATCGACCGCGCGGGACAGCCACCGCTCACCGTCCCGGGCGTCGCCGACACCCCCGTCGTCGATCCGACCGGCATCGGAGACGCCTTCCGGGCCGGCTTCCTGGCCGCCCACAGCCGGCAGCTGCCCCTCGTGCCCGCCGCCCGGCTGGGCTGTACGGTCGCGTCCCTTGCCCTCGCGACGGTGGGCTCGCAGTCGTACCGGGCCGACCCCGCGCAACTCCTCGCGACCGTCGAGAAGGCCTACGGCACGGACGCGGCGAAACCGCTCGTGCCGTGGCTGGGCGGCCGGTCGTGA